A genomic window from Pecten maximus chromosome 2, xPecMax1.1, whole genome shotgun sequence includes:
- the LOC117317377 gene encoding uncharacterized protein LOC117317377, producing MSVVPSIFKILTLCSALSLLTGVTSCNCPEDECMRIANTRKRCECCVFVFLGKRSGGPSNSEFSREDPSDHITNKRTPQSASSLYVVLTDLASSSQNNEFNGHTSTYQDRTAASSPMVQRYVPRVFGEYFNDRSGLFRHITETSNMA from the exons ATGTCTGTGGTACCATCTATATTCAAAATACTGACATTATGTTCAG CACTTTCTCTTTTGACGGGAGTAACGTCGTGTAATTGTCCAGAGGACGAATGCATGAGGATAGCTAACACCAGGAAGAGATGTGAGTGTTGTGTTTTCGTTTTCCTTGGTAAGCGATCTGGGGGACCATCAAATTCTGAGTTCAGCAGAGAGGATCCGAGTGATCATATCACAAACAAGAGGACTCCCCAGTCTGCTTCATCATTATACGTGGTTTTGACGGATCTAGCAAGTTCGTCGCAAAACAATGAATTCAATGGACACACATCGACATACCAGGATAGAACGGCCGCATCTTCTCCTATGGTTCAGCGTTATGTCCCCCGTGTGTTCGGGGAGTACTTTAATGATCGGTCGGGCCTGTTCAGACACATTACCGAAACATCGAACATGGCCTAA